AACTAACACAAccttaaacataaaaaaaataataattataaacttACTGGAATGGAACTTTTACGAGGCTCCTCACGGCTCGACGACGTCGACGATCACGTGACCTTACCTGGAGGGTTTGTCATCGAAAATGTACGATTGATGCTACGAACAGCGCGCAAGGAACTAGTTTGCGCGGCGGTGGCCAAGCTCAGTATGTGCCgtaaatttgttttatatttatagtaATATATTTCAAGTGGTGTTTTTgtcttaatgtgttttttttaatctatttatgTTTACATATCTACTGGACTTACTAAGTTTAGTAAGCAAGGACGTGCAAAGTACAGTAGGCTTGCATTGTGCATGTGCATGACGTCcccaataattatttttttttcggtAAGGGGACGGGGGCTCCATATGCAGTTAAATTAGGGTCAAACGTTTTGTAAATGAAACAATAAATGTGGAACTGAAAGAGCGGTGCGTGGAACCATGAGTGGCAGCTGCGAACCAGTGACAATGCCTTTAGAAAACGtgggaaaacaaaataaatctaaCTAAATGCCCTAGTCATGCGATTGGCAGAATAAGAATTGATGGTCCGTGTACTTTTCAGCCATTCGATTTCATTTCTGATGTCGGTAAATAGAAAACAGGAAATGATGcaattttcgtttttattttttacaatttttatgtATAGGGAAAAGTTCGACAACCACTtagaataaatttaaaaaaaacacacacattttatgcTTGTAAATGTGTGCGCAAAAATGTTTAGGAGTTGGTAGCACAAAAAGGTTGTAAAACgtcccttgaaaaaaaaaaagattattatttgtcattttattttaaaatacaatttgaggATCACGCGACACAACACAATGCTCATTACCTTAATTAGTCAGTACCCACAAAAGGCCACTAGGTGTCGGGTATTGCTTTGCAAACACTTCCACTTCCCCCTTCCCTCTCTATTGTTGCATCTGTCAGATGTCTACATGGgatatttttacttttgagtTTTATTTCACAGTGGTTAACTTAATGTTGTACAAGTATAACAGTGGGGAATGTGACTTCAAACATTGTCTGTACAGTTAAAggttttttacttgactttacatatatttttttttggggggggggggggttctataCCATCATACCTCCTGTTAAGAGAAATACACAAAacccataaaacaaaacaaaacaaaaaagaaagcagaAGCGCTACTCTACTGCTCTCGtcccaaaacatgcaaaaaGTTCCTTATGACttagaacaaaaacacaaaaagcacaCAAGTCCTTGAGGGGGGAATATGAGATTCTTGTCCTGAGGACATGAAATGAAGATGTCTCCGTTAATTAGTATTGGAGGAGCCGTGATGGCACTAAGATATGTggagacatttaacatttaaggAGAGTGTTTTCACGTTCTTTGTGCTTTCAGACGCCCTacgatgccacaagatggtgccataGCTGTCTAAATTGGAAAATATAGGGCGGGTGAAAAGTTACTCAGCATTTGAAATTGCTTATTGTTTTAAGTATCGTTTAAGTCATTACCAAAACATCTTATTTTAACATGCATCACTAATGGGGATTTCTTATTGTGTCTTAGTTTATATTTTCCAGTTGGCCAGTCACCTGACTTTTTGTGAGTTTGTTGTTGATGCCACTGATGAGcatgttaaaatacatttactttaattttctCACGTAAGACAAactatggatttatttaaatttgtaatagCAATATACGTATATTTTATCATCAATTTTTAATGCCTGGTTTCTTTTCACCCACCATTCAGTTTGCAAAAGGAAGTTTGTTGAAACGATGTCACGGGAGGAGCCAAATTTAGTCTGGGTTATAGCAGCGACTTTGCCGCATGTGCATGTACACGCTCAATTTAGGTGCGATTTATTTGTTAGCcgtttatttttaagggtaaTGTAAGATGAGGTCAAAGTGTTGATAAGCTATTTTGAGATCATCgtttgtgctgtatttatagACTATCAATAAAGGGGattctaaatgtttttgggtGTCAAATTGCTTGTGGTTCACTATTATTGGCAGGGCTCGGTCTCTAGTCATGTGCTGGCAATATGACAACAGACTAATAACCATTTAATGTACTCAGGAGGGTAGTGTTCATACTGAGAGATCAGATCCCGCGGAAGTTATGAAAGGAAAAACGTAAGGGCTTAAAAGGTAAGTAAAGATGATGggagggagcgagagagagagagagaggcaagGCAAAAACACGAAACGCCGTGGCGAGGGCTGCGGGGAAGTCAGCGCAGGTCGCTCTCCTCCTCCTGTATGGTCTTCTTGATGCGCAGGAGCATGGTAGTGAGCCACTGGTCAAGCCGCGAGATGGTGTCAAACTCCTTAACCTGTCCAAATgttaaaaatccacttttagTTTAGTTGGACTTGAGACACAAATGCACAATACTAATAAACAAACGTGTCCGCTCACCGAGTCAGTGTAGGCTTCAACGTTCTGTTCTTCATAAGCATCTAGGAGTTTCTGGTCAACAACAAAGTGACATGAATTTTTAAGCGACGGTTCAGTGTAGTACCACGTTGTTGCCACAACACGCCAGGGCAGCACTGGGGTTTACTGGATGTATGTAATATGCAGCGAAAATAAGAGAAGAAAAAGCAGAAGAAAGCCCTACACGATACAGACAGGTACTAAGATCAGCGGGTGACCAAGCCCCAAATATGAAACCTACCTTCAACAACTTGCATTCTCGAGAGTCCGAGAAGGCCGGGAACATTTCTTCGTACTTCTGCACAGCCAGCTAACATGGTTTGAGAAACGATGAGTATTATTACCGTGACGAGATAAAACGTAGCAGGGCGCCCGCCGCCTCCGCAAACTCACTTTGGCGTTCAGCATGTCCACGCAGAAGTGACAGAGCGCCGCCTTGAAGAAGTGATCCTTGGCGCTGTATTTGAGCAGCGTGCTGTCCATGGCGTAAGTGCCCAccttcaaaaacacaaacaaaacacttcaTGTACTcaaattttctctttttgtacTTAGGGCCAAAGCacggcgccatcttgtggaattGTTAGGCTTAATTCATTGATGATGTCAGTTTCTGTCTGCATTTGAGATGCCCCGTTTTCTAGGCAGCCCTTGAACACATCACGTGCAAGGCAAAAacgaatgtgaataatgattttgttttgcttcttcTGTCATGGAAAAGATTTGTTTACAGCAATTCTTTGAATGGGTTTTcatcaacacaaataaaaatattgattaagACAGTGAGTCATTGTACCGGAGAATCAAACTGACCTGCTCGTAGATTTCAATGGCTTTGGGGTACTGCTCCAGCTGGGCGGCGTAGGTGGCGACCTTCAGAAGGCACTTGTTGGCCGAACTGCGAAAAAAGTCAAGCGAAGAGCTGTCAGTCCGAGGCgacaaatgacaaaaaggaACCTCGTGATGACAATAGTAAGACCGCTGATGGAGTTTACATAGGAATTATTCACCTGGTGGATTCTTCGCCTTTGTAATAATCTGCTGCTTGTTCATAGTGAGCGATTGCCTGCGTGGAAAAGACACACCTGGGTCATTCCAATATatatgaaaatgtttcattGCAATTATCGTTCATGCAAATTTTGCGTCCGTGAGTAGATGTCTTGAAGCCTTCTCCATGTGGCAGGTGCCacaataagaaaaaagaaacaaataaaatgcaaactATAGAAACAGCGAAAAAGAAGACATCAGATGTATACGGAACACGGCAGAAGGAAGTCATCTatcatttgtttcttttttttttgtctaacatttttgtgtatttttgtattcttcatctaaaatgtaataatttactAACTTGAACATACTTACTTGGGCCCAAGATATGACAAGATggagcacaaaaacaaaacaatgaaaaggaaaaacttCTGGAATATGTGAATTTACAAAAGCTAAAACCCGATTATGTGTcgtttactgtattttgtattattttaacattttgctatttttgtctttttatttggggattttattttcatttcatgttttgtatttttataatgttttctaaactttttccatgtatttttttttttaacttttttccccctaatgtttgtgtattgtttcccaatacttttggatgAACTTTGGCTCTTGTTAGACAGCGTAAGCGTGCCTAATATCTTGACTTTTGGCACCTTGTCTATGTCCACTAGCTCTGTCTCGTAGATCTCGGCGATGCCCATGTGATGTTTGGCCGCGATGGTGAAGCGGCCCTgaagtgttgaaaaaaatacattaaaaatgaacaccGAACAATCACAtacataaacattaaaaaaatatatccaaaCTTACCATATCTGTATATATCTCGATAGCTCGGTTTAGACAGTTTATGGCCTCTGTTGAGAcaagatataaataaatataaattcagcCTTGTAATCCCTTCTTTTAggcaatttttattatttaaaaaaattatgtattttgtttatttatttttacacaattaGAAGTCTACATATTActatgcattttaaaaaaaaatggaaaaacctAGACGATGATGTCTTGCCTTTGGAAGATTCTGACTTAGAGACACTGCTAGCTTGTTTGCAAGCACCAATTTCAAGGCAAAAATGGGTTTACATGATGCAAAATGAAcactaaatgattaaaaatataagAAAGAAGCTCAAACAGTACCAATTACGACACAGTTAACAGAGCTGTATGAACAGACTGCTAACTCAGAGGTGACACTTTCAAAATCATTCCCACTCATAAGTGTCCACTACTGTCATTTTCATTTCGCCAAGTAAACACAGTATTAGAAACATTTCTCAGTGTAACGCAGTGCTATGCAACCACATTAATGTTCATATTGTCACATGAATACTTCTCAAAAGTCAGCATCCCTTCTTTTGTAAAAGACAATGGCATGACAGTGAGTGCCATAGTGTCATTATGAGACCATGTTACCTTGCGGGTCGGCTTTTTTGAAGGCGTTTCCGGCGTCTATGAAGTTGGTTGCCGCGTCGTGTTTGCTCTGCATCTGCAGGTGGAGGCGAGCCGCCTGGGAGAAGGCGTTCCCTGCCGCTGCAAAAAGAGGACTTTTCACATTAAAACAGAGATAAAGGAGCAGCACAAGTGCCAATGATCAGGAAAAGTGACATACCACACCAGTTCTTGGCCATCTTGAACATGTTGGCGGCTCTCACGTACATTTCACTGGCCTCTTCCTGCTTGGAGGAACCCCTGTGCGTGACAGTTACTAATATTTAATATCAGCTTCTTCAACAGTTCACACGTAATTCCATAATGGGCATTTaacattgtttacttttttcacacttcttcacattttttggggtggcgTTCCGTGAGATTTTTCTAATTGGCCGAAGAAAGGTTGAGAAAGGCTGTTGAAAACAAACGATGACCTGATATCTCCTGACGCGTACGACCTTCTCCGCTAGATGGCGTAATCTGATGAACATTATTCGTTTTAGTCACGAAATAATTATTGTTAATCATTCACTATTCTAGTCGTGAGCCTAATTGAAACGCAAGCATCCTCATGACAAGCAATTGACAATTTCAATCGGTGTGTAACGCTAGATAGAGCCTATACGCACTTTTAAGTCTTTTAAGCAGTGACCACATTGGGAGTAATCTATTAAAATGCTCCACAACGATCAAACGACACATATAATACAGACAGTGACatgaataaattgtttttttaatcacatatgACTTGTCAAGTTTGGCCAGCTACCTTTTCCGCTTACTTGGCCCTTTAGCAAACGCGGCTACACTAGTGCGACTCACCCGAAAAGCGCCCCAAAAAACGACTGCGAGGACCTTAATTTCTTTTCGGCCTCGGCTATCAAAGCAGTGGCTTCCTTCTCTTTGCCGCTGTTGTTCATGTTGGCGACGAGTCTCACGGCTTAGAGAGAGGAGATGACAGAAAGGCGAAAAGTCAACAAACTTGTAGCATAAGCAGCAACCGTTGATTTGTCACTATTCGCCAGCTCCGCTGTCACGTGACATGGGAGCACCGGAAACGTTCTTTTGGTGCGTTCACGGACTGTCCGTTTAAATAACAACATCCTAGACAGAAGCTCTacatgcaaaattgcaaatGTATTGCGCTAAACAACTGAACTGTGCAAAACAGATGTAatgaatctgatttttttttttacaaaagaccCATGCACATTGAACATTTATTTCACTGATTCTTTCGTATACCACGCCGAGAGAATATGTCATTCCAGAGATGGCTtgtgttaataaataaataaataaaaaggaagagTCAACCTAAAGGGAAAgagtatatactgtactttgaAAAGCGCaactctaaaaataaataagtacatttTTACTGTGAATAACTGTGACTAATACACAATACTGGTTTTGATCATTTGGCatgggttaaaataaaaaaaaaactgtacacaAAATAGTTTCCTTTATTTACTAATGTGCATGTTGCTCGTActgataagaagaaaaaaatcaccggGCACAGTTTTAATCCTAGTTAAAGACTGAGAAGACAATCCCAAACAATATGTCCTGcataagcaaaacaaaacaatatagcatagagtattattattattatttttttatatcaggaTCAGTACATAATCAACATTTCTGTAAATATCCCAGAGTTAGTCAGAAGGCTATTTTTTTCATCTGCAGTCATCAGATTGTAAATGTCACCCTAAAAGAGTAAGAACAAAAtacataacaataacaatacatttattaaaagtaCTATTAAGATAAAATTATGTTTACATAACAATCACAATACATTCACTAAAAAGTACATGTACTGTTAaactaaaatatacatttgagaCACAACGGACCAAGAATTAGATAAACACGTATGTTTTTTTGCAGATtgcaaaagcaggaagtaaaagtaaaagtcatcagaaaaaaaatgtttttcctcacAAGCCACATTGTAGGGGCTGTTGTGACTGTAGAACCATATAAATGTATAATCACCtcatgaaaaatattatatacacaacaaattgaaggataactatttttgaaatattaagTCAATTGTTCAACTATGGTTGAAGTAAAGGAGTTTAATAATGAGGGGGAAAGTACTAATTAACATGCAGGTCTGGTATATAAACATGAATCATAAGGTAGATCAACATGAGTTGCTTCAGGAGGCCACATAAAAGGACCGAGGGTTTGACATTTCTGATTTAGTCTTCAGTGAACCTGCATGTTTTAGGGAGGAATCCTGAATACCTGGAGAAAATCAACACAAGCACAAACTCCATGCAGGGAGGTCAGAACTGAGATTCAAACCTAAACAGAAGTGTGAgccagatgtgctaaccactagtccAGTGATTTCCAGCTACTAATGTGTGAGAGAGTGTGTTATGTGAAATCCAATTCCACTTAATTGGTAAGAAAATTTGTGTTTATCACTACTAATAATGTTCCACTGCTCATCTTTTTATGCATAACCAACATATAGGGACACCTTTTGTTCAGGTAAACAGGCTCATAATTCCTAGGAGTAAtcaaattgttacatttttgtAACTGTATGCAGTTTTGCTTGGTGATGTgccgtgacttttttttcctaatgtaaaatatgtaactTGGCTCAagaaaggttgggaaacactgcactaGTCCACAGCGCTGCCGTATTGACATTTAATCTTCTTCTTTGTTGTTTGAagattttcctttaaaaaatttaactttaTAAACAACTAagaataatcattttaaaaaaaacagcaatattCGAGAGAAAGGGATAAATGAATTCGCTGATGGGAAATCACGAAAGTACTGAGTGTTGACTTACCATCAGGCAAAGCGGCGGTCTCCTATGTTCCTTGCCCGTAGTCGGGTCCTGTGCAGCAGCCCGTGCGAGGCTGTCCTGGAGACCCCGCGCTGCCTGCACCTCTATCGTCTCTGGTGAGTTTGTTACAATGTAGCAATTTCTCTATTAATCGCAATAACTGCAACAAAGCTGCATTTATTCACGCAGCGCATGGGTCGCCGCATAGTGCACGGCGGGCGGCGTCTACTCGCTACACTGCCGCACGGCCCGCCAAAAACGCGCTGCTCCTTTTTCCCAGCGAATTCCCAAGCATACCCCCCTCCATCCAAGAGTATTCCAACATTAactcatatatttttttgctcgcTAGGAGTCATCGGTTGCCTCTCTACGCGTTTTGCAGCCTTAACGTCCCAGCTACGAGCAACTTCTCGGGCAGAGTGTGGACGTGCAAGCCTGGGCGTTTAAACCGCCTCCGCTGGCGGTTTGTTTTGAATGTCAAAGGCTGTGGAGCTAGCGATACACGTCCGAATATTGTTGGTAGCCTAGCTTGGGCTAGCAGGCTAACCAGCTAAGGCTAACCAAACGGAGCCCAGGCGATGTGACAAATTACGGGCGTCACAGCTGGAGGCTGATAGTTTTATTCGTCACGCGAACATCTTATGCGGGTTTTGGGGTTGTTACCGTAAGCGGAACGTGACGGAAAAAGAGTTACGAAGGCGTAGATGTTGGGGGGCATACTAGTTAGCATGTAGCTCGCAGCGTCTCCCATTCATATCCTGCGCAGTGGCGCCGCTAAGAGGCTAATATCCGCTGTCTTTGTAGACTAGGCAAGCAGGGGGCACTTTGGTTTGTTGGGGTACCGTGTGGGttgtgtatttgtatgtataaatataccAGGGTCGTCCTGGATCAAGGCGGCGAGAGACCGCAAGTAAAAGCTGCTCGGGATGCGTGGAAACCGCGCGTTCTCcgtttgttgtctttttgcgTTGACCTGCTGGAGGCTGTGTAACtcacttctttaaaaaaaagacataatgaagatgttttgcatttaaaaaacacgAAGCGATGCTAGATTTCACCAGATGTGATATAAGTACAGAATACAAATACTTGGTAATATATTGGGTATGCGTGGAAAATATCAGAGCAAGTGATTTACACAAGACTACCATTATCAGACAGATGATTTCAATATAATTCTAGTGACTTAAGTATCACTTTCCTGAGACAAATATTAAGAAAgcaatgacttctttttttttttaaacggtgaAAATGCACTAGTTtctggccattttgttttaatacaGGCAATTGCGGttgatattttttatgttaccttttttttttgttgaatctaAGTTTCAAAGTTTCCTAACTTTATTAGTCTTTATACCCTTTTTCACAAGATTGGTATCATTGGGAAGCTTGCttaacacaaaaacattcaactaaTGATGAACTTAATGTAATTATAGAAAACCAAAAGCCCAGGCTGACCATGTTataagaatgaaaaaaatctagtaaaGATGTACTTATGAATTTGAAATAGTGCCTTTCCCGTTTTTTAAAGGGGTTGTCAACTATACATTTTGGATATGTTGTCTGAGAATTTTAATGCGTGCACTTGCTCGTTTGAGAAATTCTGAAATCGTAATGAAAACAGACACACGTGTTCTTCATTATCAGTTGTTTTGTATACTGGCAAGGTGAATAACTCGAGCacagtgaaacaaaaaaacagctataGTATCGCCGCTCAAAATGGGCGATCGAGAGTGTTGCTCTTTGAGTGACCACTTCCAACTACGGCAGATTCACACATACTTAAGTATACGACGCTGGTAAAAGTAGATGTACTaaattattgaattaaataactgatttgaacacaaaacacacacacaccttttcaAACTCTAGGTATTTGTGATTTAATAAATGggaccaaaataaacaatttcaaaatgtttatttttcctaCTCGTATTGTGATCTATAACCTGGAAAacttatttgaaaataaataaatgttgagggtagagataaaaataaacaactgagataatgtggttgcacaagtgtgaaCACCCTCTTATAATAGGATGCGGTGATTAACCCCTAATGCGTACAGTTCCGATGTtccagtaggcttttcctgtAACTTTTGTAGCTTTTAAACTCACACATTCAGAGGGATCTCATTCAAAAGTATTAGTCAGGAGAAGGGTAAAAAATGCCAAtgcattaagtacagtatgGAGCACATCAAGTGGAGAAAATATGTCACAACTGGATGTCAAcagaggggtgtgtagactttttatattcactGTATATTGTTCGGTAATCTAACTAGGGATATTTCTAACaaatattagatttttatttatttatttcacgttTGTCTGGGAGGTCGTTACAACATTGCCTTGCCTACAATTACAGTTCACGCTTGAACTTTTCTTGAAAATCTTTTGTTAGTCTTGCTACACCACAATGCAAAATTACTTTAAATTCTTTAATCATGAGTGACTTAATTTGTATAACGTGCAAGTTTTTTCTCATAACATTGCAGATTTTTCCAAGAAAGAATGCGACATTGTTCACTTAATTTTTTCTCTTATTTGGGAGACATTGCAGCATTTTTTCTgcagctttgatttttttttcttctcttgtaATTTAAACAGTTTGTTGTTTGCTTCTGTTCATATATGAAATCTCAGGTAGTAAGTCGTGGAAGAGTAGACTAGATtgattgtatttctttttgtctttctgtGCTGACTGATAGCATTTCTTGTTACCCTAAACAGTTGTCATGGATGATGAAGACGGCAGGTGCCTTCTCGATGTGATTTGGTAAGTTGGCACCAAGAGTTTGCCAATAAGActtttcttatcttttttttttctttcctcatcATGCACTGTTGTGAATTTCACTCTTGTTTTCACCCGCAGTGACCCAGAAGCTCTCAATGACTTTCTTCATGGATCTGAGACCCATGTGAGTATGACAACAAGTGGCGGGGGCTTTTTTATCTGCtggcatgatgatgatgatgatgatgatgatgggaaGGTGCTGGTGGATCGTCTTTAGACGATAGCTGGATTTACAGCCGGGGTCCAATTTTGTGCTGAGATACATTGGTTGTATGGATTTTCAAATCTAATATCgcagttttttcttttaaggcTTTAactattaaacacattttttctatttattatccattttctatacgtTTTATGCTTGCAATTTTTAGGTGTTCAAATATGTTTATGATCTGTATAAAAAGATGTGTTTTTATGGGTTTGAATGTGTTCAGATGTGTTGGAGGGGTTTTATATGGTCTCTTTATTTTGCAGACTTTCACCTACGGGTGGGTGGGAATATAACCTCACTAGATACCAATCATAAAAATCTAAACATAAGTTGACATTTTTGCCAGCCTTGACTGGCCCGCATTGTTTTAAGTGTTAAACTATCATTCCGCGTATAACAGAAGATGATTTGCTCAGGTCTATTATTACTAGCAGGCTATTGGTTGGTGCACCTTGCAGTCAAATCCCTTTTTGCTTACTCTTTTCCCTCCCACTGTTTTGGCTGTTTGCTTTTTGAATGCACTGTTTATGGGTTCAGCCTGTCCTTTCCCTTTTTGCtcttaaaaaggaaaaactaaCGCTTCCCAAGTCTGCAAAACCCTTGTCGTCGTGCCTCTCTTTCCCTAATCTTTTGGCTGATTCCTTACAATCTTGGTTCTCTTTTCTATGTTCTGTCCTCTTCCTCGCCACCGCCTTCCCCTCCTccccaccacctcctcctccgaTGTTCTGTTTCCCTGTCCTGGTGGCTTTTTCCCTGCTGGTTTTGGGGGGCCTTGGGGGTTCTGTCTGTCCTATCCCGGGTGGGCGTGTGTCTGTAGTTGGACACTGACGACCTTTTGGATGGCTCGGGCGATCCCACCAGCTCGTTCTTCTCTACCACCGGGGTGAGTAGAATCCCCCCCAATCCCCTTCCACCTTGTTTTCTATGTAGCATGCCTGTCAAACCCCGCCCCCC
The genomic region above belongs to Vanacampus margaritifer isolate UIUO_Vmar chromosome 5, RoL_Vmar_1.0, whole genome shotgun sequence and contains:
- the napab gene encoding N-ethylmaleimide-sensitive factor attachment protein, alpha b isoform X2, whose product is MNNSGKEKEATALIAEAEKKLRGSSKQEEASEMYVRAANMFKMAKNWCAAGNAFSQAARLHLQMQSKHDAATNFIDAGNAFKKADPQEAINCLNRAIEIYTDMGRFTIAAKHHMGIAEIYETELVDIDKAIAHYEQAADYYKGEESTSSANKCLLKVATYAAQLEQYPKAIEIYEQVGTYAMDSTLLKYSAKDHFFKAALCHFCVDMLNAKLAVQKYEEMFPAFSDSRECKLLKKLLDAYEEQNVEAYTDSVKEFDTISRLDQWLTTMLLRIKKTIQEEESDLR
- the napab gene encoding N-ethylmaleimide-sensitive factor attachment protein, alpha b isoform X1 yields the protein MNNSGKEKEATALIAEAEKKLRSSQSFFGALFGGSSKQEEASEMYVRAANMFKMAKNWCAAGNAFSQAARLHLQMQSKHDAATNFIDAGNAFKKADPQEAINCLNRAIEIYTDMGRFTIAAKHHMGIAEIYETELVDIDKAIAHYEQAADYYKGEESTSSANKCLLKVATYAAQLEQYPKAIEIYEQVGTYAMDSTLLKYSAKDHFFKAALCHFCVDMLNAKLAVQKYEEMFPAFSDSRECKLLKKLLDAYEEQNVEAYTDSVKEFDTISRLDQWLTTMLLRIKKTIQEEESDLR